GGCGACCTAAAACAGCCGGCCGAGGGGCCATCTATTCGTGGACTTCAGCCCCCGTTCGGAAGCTGGTGAGTTCGTCGATACGGCCCTCCAGGTCCTCGATCTCCTGGCGTAGCTCCTCAGCTTCTTCACCTTCTGTCGCCGCGAGTTGCTCCTTGAGGCCTTGGAGACGCGTTTCCTTGACCTCCTCGTCGACGTCGGCCTTGCGGACGTACTCACTCTCCTCGATGTCGTAGACGTCGCTCTCGGCCAGCTCAGTGACCTCCAAGGCGTCGTCGACCTTGCTCCGGTCGATACCCGTCACTCGGTCTCGGTCGATTCCTTCGGCCTCCAACTTCGCCAGTACCTCATCCTCGTCTTTCAGCGAGCGATTCCGACGCGTCGTACGCTGGACAGACCCGAAGGGGCCGCTCACGGGCCGGTCGTGGTGAAGGCGGTTCAGTAGCACGTCAGCTACGTCCTGACGGAGGTCGTTGGCGTTGCGCTGGACATCCGAGAGCAGGGTGTAGAGGTTCACGAGCGCGTCCGTCTCCATCTCCGACAGTGTGGCCACGTCGTGGCGCTCAAGAGCGTCTACGAGCAACAGCGCGTCCGCATACACGTCCAAGTCCGGCTCTGACCGCTCGTCGGTTTCACTGGCGGGTTCGGCATTGAGAAGCTGGCTGGTGGTCGGCCCATCCTTCTCGATGATCACTCCCTCATCCTCGTCGATCTCGAACCGTGGGTGAAGGCTCAGAACCGCCGGGTACGGATCCGCGTCAGGTGGGAGTCGATCAAGCTCGAAGCCGCCAGGCTCGTCACTGATACGCCGGTACAACGTCTCGAACTGGTCGCGCTGAAGCGGTCGTTTCTCGTCCCTATCCTCGAAGTCGATGATGACACGTTGCTCCTGCACGTCGGTGACCCGAAATCGCTTGTGCGAGAGTGGGGTGATCAGCGTCGCTCCCTCGGGGAGATCGTCGAGTTCGTCGAGGAGCGTGTGCCACGAGACGCTGAACGTCATATCCGCGAAGAGGTGGCCGGAGGCTAAAACCGTGAGGGACGCTTCTCCGGCCGATCGGAGCCGTGGCCCTGGTGGCTGTTGGCACGATCTCATCAGAATTCTGTCATAGGTTTGCTATCGGGATCTCTCGGATACTGAGCCCTGTAACGGATTTCGGGGTGTGCGAACGTATATGTAGCAAGGTTGGAAAATAAACTGTAAAATGGCGATCTTCGACAAACCAGTCGATGAGATCGAACTTGATGATGTGGAACAACTGGTTTCCGAGGGTATTCAGGAGGGTAAGCAAATCGAGTACAAAGAGTACCTCAACCTTGATGACGACTCAGCAGACCACAAAACCACCTTGCTGGCGGAGGCAACATCTTTCGCTAACAGTAATGGTGGCCATCTAATCGTTGGTATCCCAGACGAAGAGGGTCGACCTGAACATGCTGCAGGTTTTCCCGTCGACGACGTTGATCATACTATCGAACAATGGGCTAATGTGCTCCGCCGGAGTACTGATCCACCTCTCCCGACCAGCAGTTTTGACATTAGTGCCATCCCAACGGAGCATGACCGCTCTCTCGTAATAGTTGGTGTTAACCGGAGTTGGCGCTCACCACACCGAGTCTCGACGAATGATCGATTTTACGCACGGAGTCCAAGTGGTCGGTTCCCCTTAGATGTCGATGAAATCAGACGGCGTATCCTACAAACGGAACAACAAGGCGCAGAGATTAACGAGTTCAGAAACGACCGTATTGCTACTATAACCGGAGATGCAGAACGGTTTGAAATCACGTCCACCCCGAAGTTTGTGCTCCACCTATTTTCTGGGGACTCATTCGCACCGGGGAAGCAAGTCGATCTTTCCACCGCTGAACTTCGAACTGATTCGCGACTTCCATTCCTTGAGTCGAGAGCTGGTGCAGGAGGGCTCGACGAACTCTACTCGGTTGATAGCGTTACTGTTCTCCGAGGTTCAACTGACCAAGAAGTGAGTAAGTACGTTCGTACGTTTCGTGGGGGTGTGATCGAAGCGTTGACCAAGTATGTATTCGCTACAAATCCGAAGCACAGCTCACCCTATCTGATGAGCGACAATCTAAGACAAGCATTAGAAAACTCCCTACCCGACTATATCCAGTACCTGCAAGAACAAGACCTCCGCCCTCCAATATATCTTCTCGCAAGCATTATCGATGCATCAGAGTTCCTGATCAAACGAAACTCACGCGGGGACGAGTTTGACCGCGTTCCATTCGGCAACCCCGTTGTCACTTTGCCGGAGGTTGTGATCGAATCATACTCTACTAACCCAGATTCTGCTATTGATGAACTCATGGATTTAGTTTGGAACGCTGGCGGAAAATCGGGAGAACCACGTTAGCTGACTTCCACCGACCTTTGACCAGAGACTTCATTCCGTCACCACGAGAAATCTCGTTATGGAGATCGGATTGGTAAGCTGTACGAAGAGCAAGCGCAAACAGGCGGCAAACCCCGCCGACCTCTACATGCCGTCGGCGTTCTTCAGCAAGGCGCGTGAGTACGTCGAAGCCAATCACGACCGCTGGTACATCCTTTCGGCGAAACTCCACCTGCTCGATCCCTCCGGCCCGCCTATCGAGCCCTATGACGACACCCTGTCCGGTGCGCCGATCGCGCGGAAGCGTGAGTGGGCTAAAACCGTGTACGGTCAGCTCGAAGACGAGGGTCTACTCGACGATGGCAATCGACTCGTGTTTCACGCAGGACGCGACTACTACTCCGAACTAATCCCGCTACTGGACGATACGCCGGTTGACGTCGAAACCCCGACTGATGGTCTCCAGTTCGGTGAGACCCTTGCGTGGTACAACGAACGGGTCTGAGAATCCCAGGCGATTTTGTGCCCCAGCTTCGAACCGGGTAGTATGTCGCGTCGTTCGGATCTCGACAGACTATACAATCTTCTCGACCGGCTCGAAGCGAACGTCGGTAGCAAGCAACGGTTCAAGGACTGTACGGGCTACATGGACTGGCCGGAGCGGGGCGTGTATTTCTTCTTTGCCGAGGATGAGACGCGGAACTCGACCGACCAGCTCCGGCTCACTCGGATCGGTCCACACGCTGTGTCGTCGGGCTCAGGTACATCGTTGTAGAACCGACTGCGGACACACCGTGGAGCATATAGCGGGACGTATGAAGGCGGCGGAAACCACCGTGGCTCGGTGTTCCGCAAGCGTGTCGGGGAGGCGATGATCGAACGAGACGGTCTTCACGACGAGTACCCGCACTGGGGCGATGGCTCCAGCGCGGGCCGAGAACGCCGACTCGCGGAGTTGGAACACGAACGTCGCGTAAGCGAGTACATCCGAGATCTTCCCTTCCTGTGGGTCGACGTCGACGACGAGCCAAGCCCGGAGAGTGACCGAGCCTACATCGAGCGGAACGCAATCGCTCTTGTCAGCAACTACCGGAAGGATTCACTCGATCCACGGGATGATGGTTGGCTGGGACGTGACAGTCCCCGTAACGAGATTAGCGGCTCAGGCCTGTGGAACATCAACCACGTCGGTGAGCAGTACGACACGGCGTTTCTGAACCGGTTGGCCGACGGTGTAGAGGAGACATCGGAGCTCTGATCCAACGGCACTCTGGCCGCCGTGGCGTTCTCCCAGGAGGCTGTTGGCAGGGTCTCTGCGGTGTTGGAATCATCACTCTCTCATCGAAGCTCGACGCAAGAAGTGTGTTCTATCCGACAGCTAAGCCGCGAGCTGCTCGGTAATGAACCCCGGCGGCCCCGACTACCGGTTCATTATCTCTCTCGACAGTTACAAACCCCGAAATAAGATAACTCAAGATAATGACTGAGATATGTCTCTCAGCTATACCGGACTATTAAATCCCCTCACAAGTTCAGCTATATATGGCCATATTACGCGAGTACGTGTCTGAATCAACAAAGTCTGGATATTATATTCGTGGGTTCGATTCTGGTACAAATACAACACTGCAAGTTGGCCGCTTAGCGAGGCAAATTATGGACTGGATCGGCGTCTCTCC
The Halalkaliarchaeum desulfuricum DNA segment above includes these coding regions:
- a CDS encoding DUF2800 domain-containing protein — translated: MTFSVSWHTLLDELDDLPEGATLITPLSHKRFRVTDVQEQRVIIDFEDRDEKRPLQRDQFETLYRRISDEPGGFELDRLPPDADPYPAVLSLHPRFEIDEDEGVIIEKDGPTTSQLLNAEPASETDERSEPDLDVYADALLLVDALERHDVATLSEMETDALVNLYTLLSDVQRNANDLRQDVADVLLNRLHHDRPVSGPFGSVQRTTRRNRSLKDEDEVLAKLEAEGIDRDRVTGIDRSKVDDALEVTELAESDVYDIEESEYVRKADVDEEVKETRLQGLKEQLAATEGEEAEELRQEIEDLEGRIDELTSFRTGAEVHE
- a CDS encoding RNA-binding domain-containing protein, which codes for MAIFDKPVDEIELDDVEQLVSEGIQEGKQIEYKEYLNLDDDSADHKTTLLAEATSFANSNGGHLIVGIPDEEGRPEHAAGFPVDDVDHTIEQWANVLRRSTDPPLPTSSFDISAIPTEHDRSLVIVGVNRSWRSPHRVSTNDRFYARSPSGRFPLDVDEIRRRILQTEQQGAEINEFRNDRIATITGDAERFEITSTPKFVLHLFSGDSFAPGKQVDLSTAELRTDSRLPFLESRAGAGGLDELYSVDSVTVLRGSTDQEVSKYVRTFRGGVIEALTKYVFATNPKHSSPYLMSDNLRQALENSLPDYIQYLQEQDLRPPIYLLASIIDASEFLIKRNSRGDEFDRVPFGNPVVTLPEVVIESYSTNPDSAIDELMDLVWNAGGKSGEPR
- a CDS encoding DUF6884 domain-containing protein; translated protein: MEIGLVSCTKSKRKQAANPADLYMPSAFFSKAREYVEANHDRWYILSAKLHLLDPSGPPIEPYDDTLSGAPIARKREWAKTVYGQLEDEGLLDDGNRLVFHAGRDYYSELIPLLDDTPVDVETPTDGLQFGETLAWYNERV